The following proteins are co-located in the Streptomyces bottropensis ATCC 25435 genome:
- a CDS encoding PP2C family protein-serine/threonine phosphatase produces the protein MPSPLSADRPGAQPPRRGTVDALITQTRRLRGEVDAVRRDAPADGGDPEVRWQRALYDLALHQLSDLDDHLAQLRDGPTLPPAPEPQVAPPSAPPTRTSLLSRVGSAEWNLLTDEAGWSGELYQILGRDPASPPLTLDELPSLVLDEDRPTLTAMVTDCLIDAKRIDGEFRVVLPDGGVRTVHMMGEPVLDDDGATASMWAVLRDVSELRRSQRAESESRDSLHRQRHIAQTEHRLAVELQEAVLPPWRASLRLPRRGPERLDLAAHYLPCSTSALIGGDWYDALELPGGESLLSVGDLTGHGVTVTSGMAMLIGALRGMAMAGTEPGRLMACLNQLLDSTVQPALGSAVCCRYRPQTRTLVWAQAGHPAPLLFRDGTGQVLTAPDGVLLGATSGAVYGQAEVTLEQGDLLLLHTDGLVPRRDGEAAAQRLLDLAPRFGGARTAQECVRTVVEEFGEAERADDACVLVARVSS, from the coding sequence ATGCCGTCCCCTCTCTCTGCGGATCGTCCCGGCGCCCAGCCGCCCCGCCGCGGCACGGTCGACGCGCTCATCACGCAGACGCGACGGCTGCGCGGCGAGGTGGACGCCGTACGACGCGACGCGCCCGCCGACGGAGGGGACCCCGAGGTCCGTTGGCAGCGCGCGCTCTACGACCTGGCCCTGCACCAACTCAGCGACCTCGACGACCACTTGGCCCAGCTGAGGGACGGCCCCACCTTGCCGCCGGCCCCCGAGCCCCAGGTCGCGCCGCCCTCGGCGCCCCCGACGCGCACGTCGCTGCTCAGCCGGGTCGGCAGCGCCGAATGGAACCTGCTCACGGACGAGGCGGGCTGGTCCGGGGAGCTGTACCAGATCCTCGGCCGCGACCCCGCCTCGCCACCACTGACCCTCGACGAACTGCCGTCGCTGGTGCTCGACGAGGACCGGCCGACCCTGACCGCGATGGTGACGGACTGTCTGATCGACGCCAAGCGCATCGACGGGGAATTCCGGGTCGTGCTCCCCGACGGCGGGGTGCGCACCGTGCACATGATGGGCGAGCCGGTGCTCGACGACGACGGCGCCACCGCCTCGATGTGGGCCGTCCTGCGGGACGTCAGCGAACTGCGGCGCAGCCAGCGCGCGGAGAGCGAGAGCCGCGACTCGCTGCACCGCCAACGGCACATCGCACAGACCGAGCACCGCCTCGCGGTCGAACTGCAGGAGGCCGTGCTGCCACCGTGGCGCGCCTCCCTGCGCCTCCCCCGGCGGGGCCCCGAGAGGCTGGACCTGGCCGCCCACTACCTGCCCTGCTCGACGAGCGCGCTCATCGGCGGCGACTGGTACGACGCCCTGGAACTGCCCGGCGGCGAGAGCCTGTTGAGCGTCGGCGACCTCACCGGTCACGGCGTGACCGTCACCTCGGGCATGGCGATGCTGATCGGCGCCCTGCGCGGCATGGCGATGGCGGGCACCGAGCCGGGCCGGCTGATGGCCTGTCTCAACCAGTTACTGGACAGCACCGTGCAACCGGCCCTCGGCAGCGCCGTCTGCTGCCGCTACCGGCCGCAGACCCGCACCCTCGTGTGGGCACAGGCGGGACACCCCGCCCCGCTGCTGTTCCGCGACGGGACGGGGCAGGTGCTGACGGCGCCGGACGGCGTCCTGCTCGGAGCGACCTCGGGTGCCGTCTACGGGCAGGCCGAAGTGACGCTCGAACAGGGCGACCTGCTGCTCCTGCACACCGACGGGCTGGTCCCCCGGCGCGATGGAGAGGCCGCCGCGCAGCGGCTGCTGGACCTGGCCCCACGGTTCGGCGGGGCCCGTACGGCCCAGGAATGTGTACGGACTGTGGTGGAGGAGTTCGGCGAGGCCGAGCGTGCGGACGACGCCTGTGTACTCGTCGCCAGGGTCAGCTCCTGA
- a CDS encoding DUF4232 domain-containing protein: protein MRIRSLLTVSTVATAGAALLIAAAPQGVAAQPAAKTPVCKSKVLKLGAKQSKDARIVHISVKNTGTRTCTVDRLPVVTFGDLDGAAQPVPSGESGPYKVGAGKTVYAAVRTIADLKDPEARRVDTITVSANPNLNGRTFTLKQLGATKKVRVWEPVTTWWKPSKAAADKALEKEVG, encoded by the coding sequence ATGCGTATTCGTTCCTTGCTCACCGTCTCGACCGTGGCGACCGCCGGCGCCGCGCTGCTCATCGCCGCCGCGCCGCAGGGGGTGGCCGCCCAGCCCGCCGCGAAGACCCCGGTCTGCAAGTCGAAGGTCCTCAAGCTGGGTGCCAAGCAGTCGAAGGACGCGCGGATCGTGCACATCAGCGTCAAGAACACCGGCACCCGCACCTGCACCGTCGACCGTCTGCCCGTGGTCACCTTCGGCGACCTCGACGGGGCGGCCCAGCCGGTGCCGTCGGGCGAGAGCGGCCCGTACAAGGTCGGCGCGGGCAAGACGGTCTACGCGGCCGTCCGCACGATCGCCGATCTCAAGGACCCCGAGGCGCGTCGCGTCGACACGATCACGGTGTCGGCCAACCCCAACCTCAACGGCCGCACGTTCACCCTGAAGCAGCTGGGCGCGACCAAGAAGGTCAGGGTCTGGGAGCCGGTGACCACCTGGTGGAAGCCGTCCAAGGCCGCCGCCGACAAGGCGCTGGAGAAGGAAGTCGGCTGA
- a CDS encoding peptidoglycan recognition protein family protein — MRGSPTDRRPIPHPGRIRRTAFAAAPAVLLLPLLGAAPPAGQASAATARLQGAFGAAAAEYGVPREVLLGVSYLQSRWDTHGGAPSVTGGYGPMHLTDARTALAEAPHHSEGTEDARGDDSRRPLVAEAGLPDPARLPARLATLTRAAELTGLSARTLRTDPGANVAGGAALLAAAQRELGARPSSDPADWYGAVARFSGADDRATAAAYANEVFAVIRDGAERVTDAGQRVSLDAEPGLRPGSGQLSRAGLRPSAAGGTECPTTVSCEWIPAPYQEFGDNDYGNHDLADRPNSQRVRYIVVHDTEGYWDTTLELVQDPTYVSWHYSLRSTDGHIAQHIKSKDVAWHAGNWYVNAASVGLEHEGFLAAPDAWYTEAMYRSSARLVRYLADKHRIPLDRQHILGHDTVPGPTTATVRGMHTDPGPYWDWRHYFELLGAPLGATSGSDSAMVTIRPDYADNRPVFTGCTSGGGSCAVHGSSAVRLYTRPDTTSPLIKDIGLRPDGSASTTGVNDLGSRVSTGQSYAVAERQGDWTAIWYLGQKAWFKNPKDKPTAVGAAGLLVTPRAGLADVPVYGRAYPEESAYPAGVPAQAVSPLPYKLLKDQRYVAGDQVPGEYYYAVSFATSGHRVVVGKDLYYEIQFGHRVAFVRAADVRVLPAA, encoded by the coding sequence TTGCGAGGTTCCCCGACCGACCGCAGGCCCATCCCGCACCCCGGACGTATCCGCAGAACAGCCTTCGCCGCAGCCCCCGCCGTCCTGCTGCTTCCCCTGTTGGGCGCGGCCCCGCCCGCCGGCCAGGCGTCCGCCGCCACGGCTCGCCTCCAGGGCGCCTTCGGCGCGGCGGCCGCCGAGTACGGCGTACCGCGCGAGGTCCTGCTCGGTGTCTCCTATCTCCAGTCCCGCTGGGACACGCACGGCGGCGCGCCGAGCGTCACCGGCGGCTACGGCCCCATGCACCTCACCGACGCGCGTACGGCCCTGGCCGAGGCCCCGCACCACAGCGAGGGCACCGAGGACGCGCGCGGTGACGACTCCCGGCGGCCCCTGGTCGCCGAGGCCGGCCTGCCCGACCCCGCCCGACTGCCCGCTCGGCTGGCGACGTTGACGCGGGCCGCCGAACTGACCGGTCTGTCCGCACGGACACTGCGCACCGACCCCGGCGCGAACGTGGCGGGCGGTGCCGCGCTGCTCGCCGCCGCGCAGCGGGAGCTGGGCGCGCGGCCCAGCTCCGATCCGGCGGACTGGTACGGGGCGGTGGCCCGCTTCTCCGGCGCCGACGACCGGGCGACGGCCGCGGCGTACGCGAACGAGGTGTTCGCGGTGATCCGCGACGGCGCCGAGCGCGTCACGGACGCCGGCCAGCGGGTGTCGCTCGACGCCGAGCCGGGCCTGCGCCCCGGCTCCGGGCAGCTGTCCCGGGCGGGGTTGCGCCCCTCGGCCGCGGGCGGCACGGAGTGTCCGACGACGGTGTCCTGCGAGTGGATCCCGGCGCCGTACCAGGAGTTCGGTGACAACGACTACGGCAACCACGACCTGGCCGACCGGCCGAACTCGCAGCGCGTCCGGTACATCGTCGTCCATGACACCGAGGGCTACTGGGACACCACCCTCGAACTGGTCCAGGACCCGACATACGTGTCGTGGCACTACTCGCTGCGCTCCACGGACGGTCACATCGCGCAGCACATCAAGAGCAAGGACGTGGCCTGGCACGCCGGCAACTGGTACGTCAACGCGGCGTCGGTCGGCCTGGAGCACGAAGGGTTCCTCGCCGCGCCCGACGCCTGGTACACGGAGGCGATGTACCGCAGCTCGGCGCGGCTGGTGAGATACCTCGCCGACAAGCACCGCATCCCGCTGGACCGGCAGCACATCCTGGGCCACGACACGGTGCCCGGCCCGACGACGGCGACGGTCCGGGGGATGCACACCGATCCGGGCCCCTACTGGGACTGGCGGCACTACTTCGAGCTGCTGGGCGCGCCCCTCGGCGCGACGTCCGGCAGCGACAGCGCCATGGTCACCATCCGCCCGGACTACGCCGACAACCGGCCCGTGTTCACCGGCTGTACGTCCGGCGGCGGCTCCTGTGCGGTGCACGGCTCCAGCGCCGTACGCCTGTACACCCGGCCCGACACCACCTCGCCCCTGATCAAGGACATCGGACTGCGGCCGGACGGCAGCGCCTCGACGACCGGGGTGAACGACCTCGGCTCACGGGTCTCCACCGGGCAGAGTTACGCGGTGGCCGAGCGGCAGGGCGACTGGACGGCGATCTGGTACCTGGGGCAGAAGGCCTGGTTCAAGAACCCGAAGGACAAGCCGACGGCGGTCGGCGCGGCCGGTCTGCTCGTGACGCCCCGGGCCGGCCTGGCGGACGTCCCGGTGTACGGCCGCGCCTACCCGGAGGAGTCGGCGTACCCGGCGGGCGTGCCCGCGCAGGCGGTGTCCCCGCTGCCGTACAAGCTCCTCAAGGACCAGAGGTACGTGGCCGGCGACCAGGTGCCCGGCGAGTACTACTACGCCGTCTCCTTCGCCACGAGCGGACACCGGGTCGTGGTCGGCAAGGACCTCTACTACGAGATCCAGTTCGGCCACCGGGTGGCGTTCGTGCGGGCGGCGGACGTGCGGGTGCTGCCCGCCGCGTGA
- a CDS encoding SsgA family sporulation/cell division regulator, producing MTVTLEQPARALLVTAEDREVPVPASLRYSSDDPLAVHLDFPADISLNGTMVTWTFSRDLLEKGVAAPAGTGDVHIWPCGRLRTVVELRSPYGTALLRFEKAALQRFLLRSYGVVPAGREELGPALDRGLTSLLGGV from the coding sequence ATGACCGTCACGCTGGAACAGCCCGCCCGCGCTCTCCTCGTCACCGCCGAGGACCGGGAGGTGCCGGTGCCCGCGAGCCTGCGCTATTCCTCGGACGATCCGCTGGCCGTGCACCTCGACTTCCCGGCAGACATCTCGCTGAACGGCACCATGGTGACCTGGACCTTCTCCCGTGATCTGCTGGAGAAAGGGGTCGCGGCCCCGGCCGGCACCGGCGATGTGCACATCTGGCCCTGCGGCCGCCTGCGCACGGTGGTGGAACTGCGCTCCCCCTACGGCACCGCCCTGCTCCGGTTCGAGAAGGCGGCGCTCCAGCGCTTCCTGCTGCGCAGCTACGGCGTCGTCCCCGCCGGAAGGGAGGAGCTGGGCCCGGCGCTCGACCGGGGCCTGACGTCCCTCCTCGGCGGTGTGTGA
- a CDS encoding aminoglycoside phosphotransferase family protein, protein MYAASSSVSAPPRSLHPRQPGGGGPYLDPTRTAAPVLGAGRARRVPGLGTQPLSGRLDLSGPQGAQLRTAIASVHRICPEFTPVQVLRRSGRSVLLVGTTGRSTAVAKCLLDHSSIWEERLRHEIAAYRSFVRHRPPVRAPRLIAADPDNCTLVIERMPGRVAALQRHPVEAPPRADIRAALGAICRLNAWRPPTGTFDAPLDYAERISRFHELGLLTDRDMGDLQKLLHGIAHASGRQGMGQFCHGDALLSNILLSPAGPVLVDWEHAGWYLPGYDLATLWAVLGDAPVARRQISQLAQSAGPASRDAFLVNLMLVLTREIRTYETAVQRSMHDATPAAPGAAHPAAAPSGEEQRLLLRRLHDDCQLARKAVRAAVGTR, encoded by the coding sequence ATGTACGCAGCATCGTCCTCCGTGTCCGCTCCCCCCCGGTCGCTGCACCCCCGCCAGCCGGGCGGCGGCGGCCCCTACCTCGACCCCACGCGTACGGCGGCCCCGGTGCTCGGTGCCGGCCGGGCGCGGCGCGTGCCGGGCCTCGGCACCCAGCCGCTCAGCGGCAGACTCGATCTGTCCGGCCCCCAGGGCGCACAGCTGCGCACGGCGATCGCCTCGGTGCACCGCATCTGCCCGGAGTTCACCCCGGTCCAGGTACTGCGCCGCAGCGGCCGCTCGGTGCTGCTCGTCGGGACGACCGGCCGCAGCACTGCCGTCGCCAAGTGCTTACTGGACCATTCCTCCATCTGGGAGGAGCGGCTACGGCACGAAATAGCGGCATACCGCTCGTTCGTCCGACACCGCCCCCCGGTGCGGGCGCCGCGGCTGATCGCAGCGGATCCGGACAACTGCACCCTGGTCATCGAGCGGATGCCGGGCCGGGTGGCGGCCCTGCAGCGGCATCCGGTGGAGGCGCCGCCGCGTGCCGACATCCGGGCGGCGCTCGGCGCGATCTGCCGGCTGAACGCGTGGCGGCCACCGACGGGGACCTTCGACGCCCCGCTGGACTACGCGGAGCGGATCTCCCGCTTCCATGAGCTGGGTCTGCTCACCGACCGGGACATGGGGGACCTGCAGAAACTCCTGCACGGCATCGCGCACGCGTCGGGTCGTCAGGGCATGGGCCAGTTCTGCCACGGCGACGCCCTCCTGTCGAACATCCTGCTCTCACCGGCCGGTCCGGTGCTGGTGGACTGGGAACACGCGGGGTGGTATCTGCCGGGGTACGACCTGGCCACGCTGTGGGCGGTGCTCGGGGACGCGCCGGTGGCGCGGCGGCAGATCAGTCAGCTGGCGCAGTCCGCGGGCCCGGCCTCGCGAGACGCGTTCCTGGTGAACCTGATGCTCGTCCTGACACGGGAGATCCGTACCTACGAAACCGCCGTGCAGCGTTCGATGCACGACGCGACCCCGGCGGCGCCGGGCGCGGCCCACCCGGCCGCCGCGCCGTCCGGCGAGGAACAGCGGTTGCTGCTCAGGCGGCTGCACGACGACTGCCAGTTGGCCCGCAAGGCCGTCCGGGCGGCGGTCGGCACGCGCTGA
- a CDS encoding MFS transporter — protein sequence MYICSVRGRRRGPAVAPLPWRSSLMNDAVRRRRQALFLVFLLAGISMSSWVTRTPAIRDRLDVSTAQMGLVLFGLSLGAMLGISCSGRLTSRYGTRPVIVWGTWLLLAGMVTVCFGGFAASVPLVTTGLCAFGAGMGVGDVAVNVDGADVERISGRTTLPPLHGFFSLGTVCGAGAGMAATAAGVPVHWHLAAVVALSAALLLHAVRAIPAGTGRTAPAEPRDDGRAARHPAVWKDGRLLLIGAIVLAMALAEGSANDWLPLLMVDGHGMDPTAGSLVYAGFAAAMTVGRFTGTHVLDRYGRVTVVRASAASGALGLLLVVVSDNPAVAGAAVLFWGLGASLGFPLALSAAGESGPDETARVSLVAVIGYVAFLVGPPGLGFLGEHIGLRPAMLVVLACVACAAFLAPAVDTTRRSTAAGGAPLADGAPTGSGSPERSQP from the coding sequence CTGTACATTTGTTCGGTCAGGGGGCGCCGCAGAGGGCCCGCAGTGGCTCCGCTCCCTTGGAGAAGCAGTCTCATGAACGACGCCGTGCGCCGACGCCGGCAGGCGTTGTTCCTGGTCTTCCTGCTCGCCGGCATCTCGATGTCGTCGTGGGTGACCCGCACGCCCGCGATCCGGGACCGGCTGGACGTCTCCACCGCGCAGATGGGACTGGTCCTGTTCGGGCTGTCGCTCGGCGCGATGCTGGGGATCAGCTGTTCGGGGCGGCTGACGTCCCGATACGGGACACGCCCCGTGATCGTCTGGGGGACCTGGCTGCTGCTGGCCGGGATGGTCACGGTCTGCTTCGGCGGCTTCGCCGCGTCGGTGCCGCTGGTGACCACGGGCCTGTGCGCGTTCGGCGCCGGCATGGGCGTCGGGGACGTGGCGGTGAACGTCGACGGCGCCGACGTCGAACGGATCAGCGGACGCACCACACTGCCCCCGCTGCACGGCTTCTTCAGCCTGGGCACGGTGTGCGGAGCCGGTGCCGGAATGGCGGCGACGGCGGCCGGAGTCCCGGTCCACTGGCACCTCGCGGCGGTCGTCGCGCTGTCCGCCGCCCTCCTGCTCCACGCCGTGCGCGCCATCCCGGCGGGCACCGGACGCACCGCCCCCGCCGAGCCCCGGGACGACGGCCGCGCGGCGCGCCACCCGGCGGTCTGGAAGGACGGCAGGCTCCTCCTCATCGGCGCGATCGTGCTGGCCATGGCCCTGGCCGAGGGCTCGGCCAACGACTGGCTGCCCCTGCTCATGGTCGACGGGCACGGCATGGACCCCACCGCGGGCTCCCTCGTCTACGCCGGATTCGCCGCCGCCATGACGGTGGGCCGCTTCACCGGCACCCATGTCCTCGACCGGTACGGCCGCGTCACCGTGGTCCGCGCCAGTGCCGCCTCCGGCGCACTCGGCCTGCTCCTCGTCGTCGTCTCCGACAACCCCGCCGTGGCCGGTGCCGCCGTGCTGTTCTGGGGCCTCGGCGCCTCGCTCGGCTTCCCGCTGGCGCTCTCCGCCGCCGGGGAGTCCGGCCCCGACGAGACGGCCCGGGTCAGCCTGGTCGCCGTCATCGGCTACGTCGCCTTCCTCGTCGGACCGCCGGGGCTCGGCTTCCTCGGCGAGCACATCGGCCTGCGCCCCGCCATGCTCGTCGTCCTCGCCTGCGTCGCCTGCGCGGCGTTCCTGGCCCCCGCGGTCGACACCACCCGCCGGTCCACCGCCGCCGGCGGGGCGCCCCTCGCCGACGGCGCCCCCACCGGCTCCGGCTCGCCGGAACGCTCGCAGCCGTGA
- a CDS encoding alpha/beta hydrolase, producing MRSTHRRRPLAGAAVAVLALLGAGLPATVASAEKKQDDERADLTRFYRQQITWSKCEGMEVPRDLRCGKITVPLDYARPTAGTLDLAVARYRGTGDPRGSLLLNFGGPGGPGVPELAYSGADFMDLTNGYDLVSFDPRGVGRSSPVSCGDGTEEALEATDDGSDADHPQAALTRLRRAAAACRKNSGPVLPHIGTVDASRDLDVMRAALGDKKLNYLGFSYGTRLGAVYAARFPDKVGRMVLDGVDTLTEPLTEQGLVGAAGQQTALEDYLDACTEQLTCPFGQDSRSAREQVESLVASLDEYPVPSDFGADFTGQDLVGAIGHALYSEQLWPLLTQALNMLVHDGDTRGVIALTGGGFAPHTTPYRSAPSSAVPARPHEPTEPTASGTPTPHAGLVDAEKVPLDNYPAALMAINCADDPDRPTAREITDNLAELRAAYEDASPVFGAYRLTQVLMCYGRPAGTDFIREKVRDVDTPKILLVGTRGDPATPFRWTVETAKRLGSSAVVLDNKGKGHTGYGSSKCVHEKVDDFLLFGTLPDDGSSCGADD from the coding sequence ATGCGGTCCACGCACAGACGGCGCCCACTCGCCGGAGCCGCGGTCGCGGTGCTGGCCCTGCTGGGGGCCGGGCTGCCGGCCACGGTGGCGAGCGCCGAGAAGAAGCAGGACGACGAGCGGGCCGACCTGACCCGCTTCTACCGCCAGCAGATCACGTGGTCGAAGTGCGAGGGCATGGAGGTGCCCAGGGATCTGCGGTGCGGCAAGATCACCGTGCCGCTCGACTACGCCCGGCCCACGGCCGGCACCCTCGACCTGGCGGTGGCCCGCTACCGGGGCACCGGCGACCCGCGCGGCTCGCTGCTGCTGAACTTCGGCGGCCCCGGCGGCCCGGGTGTTCCCGAACTCGCCTACAGCGGCGCGGACTTCATGGATCTCACCAACGGCTACGACCTCGTCTCCTTCGACCCGCGCGGGGTGGGCCGCTCCTCCCCCGTCAGCTGCGGCGACGGCACCGAGGAGGCGCTGGAGGCCACCGACGACGGGAGCGACGCCGACCACCCGCAGGCCGCGCTCACGCGGCTGCGGCGGGCCGCCGCCGCGTGCCGGAAGAACTCCGGCCCCGTGCTGCCGCACATCGGCACCGTCGACGCCTCCCGCGACCTGGACGTGATGCGCGCCGCCCTCGGCGACAAGAAGCTCAACTACCTCGGCTTCTCCTACGGGACCCGGCTCGGCGCGGTCTACGCGGCGCGGTTCCCCGACAAGGTGGGCCGCATGGTCCTCGACGGGGTGGACACCCTCACCGAGCCGCTGACCGAGCAGGGGCTGGTGGGCGCGGCGGGGCAGCAGACAGCGCTGGAGGACTACCTCGACGCGTGCACCGAGCAGCTGACGTGCCCGTTCGGGCAGGACTCCCGCTCGGCCCGTGAGCAGGTCGAATCACTGGTCGCGTCACTGGACGAATACCCGGTGCCGTCGGACTTCGGGGCGGACTTCACGGGCCAGGACCTGGTGGGCGCCATCGGTCACGCCCTCTACAGCGAACAGCTGTGGCCCCTGCTCACGCAGGCGCTCAACATGCTCGTCCACGACGGCGACACCCGGGGTGTCATCGCCCTCACGGGCGGCGGTTTCGCCCCGCACACCACCCCGTACCGGTCGGCGCCGTCCTCCGCGGTACCGGCCCGCCCGCACGAGCCCACCGAGCCCACCGCGTCCGGCACACCGACTCCGCACGCCGGGCTCGTCGACGCCGAGAAGGTGCCGCTGGACAACTACCCGGCCGCGCTCATGGCGATCAACTGCGCCGACGACCCCGACCGTCCCACCGCCAGGGAGATCACCGACAACCTGGCGGAGCTGCGGGCGGCCTACGAGGACGCCTCTCCCGTCTTCGGGGCGTACCGGCTGACCCAGGTGCTGATGTGCTACGGCCGCCCCGCGGGGACCGACTTCATCCGCGAGAAGGTACGGGACGTCGACACACCGAAGATCCTGCTCGTGGGCACCCGGGGGGACCCGGCGACCCCCTTCCGCTGGACCGTGGAGACGGCGAAGCGGCTCGGCTCCTCGGCCGTCGTGCTCGACAACAAGGGCAAGGGGCACACCGGGTACGGATCGTCGAAGTGCGTGCACGAGAAGGTCGACGACTTCCTGCTGTTCGGGACGCTGCCGGACGACGGAAGTTCATGCGGAGCCGACGATTGA
- a CDS encoding acyltransferase family protein — translation MSEDVVPHTGPVPSAPPEGARSRPRRTSRDPYFDNAKYLTIVLVACGHAWEPLTYGSRTVTAAYLTVYAFHMPAFALISGYFSRSFDMAPGRLKRLMTGVVLPYVVFETAYTLFYRWAQDDPGYPLSLLDPWYVMWFLVALFIWRLTTPLWLMLRHPLPVALGLAMLAAVSPDLGGDVSIQRVLGFLPFFVLGLTMRAEHFERLRTRRVRLCLLPVGLGAFAAAYRVAPWFDAGWFYHRGSVTGQGVSRWTGLLTTPALFALAVLLTACFLAWVPRRHLWFTTLGAGTMYGYLLHGFVIKWARFRDWYAVEWPHTPVGQLTVTALAVGGITLLCTAPVRAALRCVVEPRMEWAFKKGDAAPPARAEDAPVGGGPENAAPPSPASPSRVRES, via the coding sequence ATGTCCGAAGACGTGGTGCCGCACACCGGCCCGGTCCCGTCGGCCCCGCCCGAGGGGGCGAGGTCACGGCCGCGGCGGACCTCCCGGGACCCGTACTTCGACAACGCGAAGTACCTGACCATCGTCCTGGTGGCCTGTGGGCACGCGTGGGAGCCGCTGACGTACGGCAGCCGGACCGTGACGGCCGCGTATCTGACCGTCTACGCGTTCCACATGCCCGCCTTCGCCCTGATCTCCGGATACTTCTCGCGGAGCTTCGACATGGCGCCGGGCCGGCTGAAGCGGCTGATGACGGGGGTGGTGCTGCCGTACGTCGTGTTCGAGACGGCGTACACCCTGTTCTACCGGTGGGCGCAGGACGACCCGGGCTATCCGCTGAGCCTGCTGGATCCCTGGTACGTCATGTGGTTCCTGGTCGCCCTCTTCATCTGGCGGCTGACCACGCCCTTGTGGCTGATGCTGCGCCATCCGCTGCCCGTCGCGCTGGGTCTGGCGATGCTGGCGGCGGTCTCACCGGATCTCGGCGGTGACGTCTCCATCCAGCGCGTGCTGGGGTTCCTGCCGTTCTTCGTCCTCGGGCTGACGATGCGGGCCGAGCACTTCGAGCGGCTGCGCACCCGCCGGGTGCGGCTGTGTCTGCTCCCGGTGGGCCTCGGGGCGTTCGCGGCCGCGTACCGGGTGGCGCCGTGGTTCGACGCGGGCTGGTTCTATCACCGGGGCAGTGTCACCGGCCAGGGGGTGTCCCGTTGGACGGGCCTGCTGACCACGCCCGCCCTGTTCGCGTTGGCGGTGCTGCTGACAGCCTGCTTCCTGGCCTGGGTGCCGCGCCGGCACCTGTGGTTCACGACGCTGGGCGCGGGCACGATGTACGGCTACCTGCTGCACGGTTTCGTGATCAAGTGGGCGCGTTTCCGGGACTGGTACGCCGTGGAGTGGCCGCACACCCCGGTCGGGCAGCTGACGGTGACGGCCCTCGCGGTCGGCGGCATCACCCTGCTGTGCACCGCGCCCGTACGCGCCGCGCTCCGCTGCGTCGTCGAGCCACGCATGGAGTGGGCGTTCAAGAAGGGCGACGCCGCCCCGCCGGCCAGGGCCGAGGACGCCCCGGTCGGAGGCGGGCCGGAGAACGCCGCCCCGCCGTCCCCCGCGTCGCCTAGCCGAGTTCGAGAGTCGTGA
- a CDS encoding DUF397 domain-containing protein: protein MAETTMQQRSLEGWHKPAELDLSNADWRSSSQGRGDVQIAFVEGFIAMRNSGSPESPSLIFTPAEWGAFVSGAREGEFDLT, encoded by the coding sequence GTGGCCGAGACCACCATGCAGCAGCGATCCCTCGAAGGCTGGCACAAACCGGCGGAACTGGACCTGAGCAACGCGGACTGGCGGTCGAGCAGCCAGGGGCGGGGAGATGTCCAGATCGCCTTCGTCGAGGGCTTCATCGCCATGCGCAACAGCGGCAGCCCCGAGAGCCCCTCGCTGATCTTCACCCCCGCCGAATGGGGCGCCTTCGTCTCGGGTGCCCGCGAAGGCGAGTTCGACCTGACCTGA
- a CDS encoding nucleoside deaminase has translation MVKESELVHLRRCVALATEALESGDEPFGSVLVGGDGTVLAEDHNRVAGGDRTRHPEFELARWSAARLTAEERAAATVYTSGEHCPMCAAAHAWVGLGRIVYVASSEQLGSWLDELGVPAPPVRTLPVREIAPGVTVEGPVPELAAEVRALHRRFHAGAGDAVAAEDGDGRNGD, from the coding sequence ATGGTGAAGGAATCCGAACTGGTGCACCTGCGACGCTGTGTGGCGCTCGCGACCGAGGCACTGGAGAGCGGTGACGAACCGTTCGGTTCGGTCCTGGTCGGCGGTGACGGCACCGTGCTGGCCGAGGATCACAACCGGGTGGCCGGTGGCGACCGCACCCGTCACCCGGAGTTCGAGCTGGCCCGCTGGTCGGCGGCACGGCTCACCGCCGAGGAGCGCGCGGCGGCCACCGTGTACACCTCGGGCGAGCACTGCCCGATGTGCGCCGCCGCCCACGCCTGGGTGGGCCTCGGCCGCATCGTGTACGTCGCCTCGTCCGAGCAACTGGGCAGCTGGCTGGACGAGTTGGGAGTGCCCGCGCCGCCGGTGCGGACGCTGCCGGTGCGGGAGATCGCGCCCGGGGTGACGGTCGAGGGGCCGGTGCCGGAGCTGGCCGCGGAGGTGCGGGCCCTGCACCGTCGGTTCCACGCCGGAGCGGGCGACGCGGTCGCCGCCGAGGACGGAGACGGGCGGAACGGGGACTGA